One Nocardia iowensis DNA window includes the following coding sequences:
- a CDS encoding YbaB/EbfC family DNA-binding protein: protein MYETMDELMASVQRRLYRVRDLADNMAGVRARETAPDGSITAEVDGNGALLNLEFTSGISRLSAADFENTLVSTAAAAARRAFTERAELITAFNEEVAD, encoded by the coding sequence ATGTACGAGACCATGGACGAACTGATGGCGAGCGTGCAACGGCGGTTGTATCGCGTCCGCGATCTCGCCGACAACATGGCCGGTGTCCGTGCCCGAGAGACCGCACCGGACGGCTCGATCACGGCGGAGGTCGACGGCAACGGCGCGTTGCTGAATCTCGAGTTCACTTCTGGGATTTCCCGGCTCAGCGCGGCCGACTTCGAGAACACGCTGGTATCGACGGCCGCCGCGGCGGCACGCCGGGCGTTCACCGAGCGCGCCGAGCTGATCACCGCCTTCAACGAGGAGGTCGCGGATTAG
- a CDS encoding PE family protein, with translation MASTGAEFNGVRFDPAATRDAAMRLDGLAERLENELRAGEVSLKIAPAGADEVSQRAAQTMNEVAASYAESAAAGALELRKLAATFRSQARQFDRAEGDNADSFGGGAGVA, from the coding sequence ATGGCAAGCACTGGTGCGGAATTCAACGGTGTGCGGTTCGATCCGGCGGCCACCAGGGACGCCGCCATGCGGCTCGACGGACTGGCCGAGCGGCTGGAGAACGAGCTGCGGGCGGGTGAGGTCTCGCTGAAGATCGCGCCCGCTGGCGCGGATGAGGTGTCGCAGCGGGCCGCGCAGACGATGAACGAGGTCGCGGCGTCCTACGCCGAAAGCGCCGCGGCGGGCGCGCTGGAACTGCGTAAGCTGGCCGCGACGTTCCGGTCGCAGGCCCGTCAGTTCGACCGCGCGGAAGGCGACAACGCCGATTCGTTCGGCGGCGGCGCCGGTGTGGCCTGA
- a CDS encoding PPE domain-containing protein, which produces MIEPPVPGFTGVVWEAREPDRLTRELSTGPGAIPMAEAGATWAKLAAAFGAAVIEYDQIVASLHGAWESGTSRPVLDRISVLRDWLTDAARAAGENAVHAEKQAAAYQLAQLTMPNALDVAAIQQAQRALEAVSGSLGAPIKAVAAQTDAETDLAKAAASRVMRTYEAATEPLAAPWQHELPPTVASGAALEAEQASTPRGPANSATMPASMSGMGMPGPIGPISVPRTLSAYRAPVVAQSAQVTETVAPQQVPTTTPVTSPSMVPPGAMAPAAAGAQEEEYQSSRAGVASTAEFNPDLGIVSAPAVLGAPDQPESTGQSATGGGT; this is translated from the coding sequence ATGATCGAACCACCGGTCCCCGGTTTCACCGGGGTGGTCTGGGAGGCGCGGGAGCCGGACCGGCTCACCCGCGAGCTGTCCACCGGGCCCGGCGCAATACCGATGGCGGAGGCCGGGGCCACCTGGGCCAAGCTGGCCGCCGCCTTCGGTGCCGCGGTGATCGAATACGACCAGATCGTCGCCTCGCTGCACGGTGCGTGGGAATCTGGCACGAGTCGCCCTGTGCTGGACCGTATTTCGGTCCTTCGCGACTGGCTGACCGACGCGGCGCGGGCGGCGGGAGAGAACGCCGTGCATGCCGAAAAGCAGGCCGCGGCATATCAACTCGCCCAGCTGACAATGCCGAACGCGCTCGATGTCGCCGCCATCCAGCAGGCGCAGCGCGCGCTGGAAGCGGTCAGTGGGTCGCTCGGCGCGCCGATCAAAGCCGTTGCCGCGCAAACCGATGCCGAGACCGACCTGGCCAAGGCGGCCGCCTCCCGGGTGATGCGCACCTACGAGGCGGCCACCGAACCGCTCGCCGCACCGTGGCAGCACGAGTTGCCGCCGACGGTCGCGTCGGGCGCGGCGCTGGAAGCCGAGCAGGCGAGCACGCCGCGGGGTCCGGCGAATTCCGCGACCATGCCCGCGAGCATGTCCGGGATGGGCATGCCGGGACCGATCGGGCCGATCTCGGTGCCGCGCACCCTGTCCGCCTACCGGGCACCGGTCGTGGCGCAGTCGGCGCAGGTTACCGAGACCGTTGCGCCACAGCAGGTTCCGACGACCACCCCGGTGACATCACCGTCCATGGTGCCGCCGGGAGCGATGGCGCCCGCCGCGGCAGGCGCGCAGGAGGAGGAATACCAGTCCTCCCGTGCCGGTGTGGCGTCGACCGCCGAGTTCAATCCCGATCTCGGCATCGTCTCCGCGCCCGCCGTGCTCGGCGCGCCCGACCAGCCGGAATCGACCGGCCAGTCCGCGACGGGAGGTGGCACGTGA
- a CDS encoding ESX secretion-associated protein EspG yields the protein MTNDGLLAVADQLGVQTLPLVLAVGPQQDSFDEWAEAQRAAMSSLIAEGVIDAYGEVDAELSLALHTLAQPEQELVARIFTGDKPIRVCLARRGSQHALAVRTGDDFDIRTVWSDGSGAALARPVLEVLGRAQPADVANFSAPAEALSERLAGATTSSDFADAVYALGVADRDAAGYGLAFASCHAYAEIVVCTHVDGVTTRPPGAVAIYDTGRGRIVASPGIAQDQQLWSTVTPGTDHRIAQAISGLVETLPGGRWLPQ from the coding sequence ATGACCAACGACGGGTTGCTCGCCGTTGCCGACCAACTCGGCGTGCAGACCTTGCCCCTGGTACTCGCGGTCGGCCCGCAACAGGACTCGTTCGACGAATGGGCCGAGGCGCAGCGGGCGGCGATGTCGAGCCTGATCGCCGAGGGCGTCATCGATGCCTACGGCGAGGTCGACGCCGAACTGAGTCTCGCGCTGCACACGCTCGCCCAACCCGAGCAGGAGCTGGTTGCCCGAATTTTTACCGGTGACAAGCCGATTCGGGTCTGCCTTGCGCGCCGGGGCAGCCAGCACGCGCTCGCCGTGCGCACCGGGGACGACTTCGATATCCGCACCGTCTGGTCCGACGGCTCCGGCGCCGCGCTGGCGCGGCCGGTGCTCGAAGTGCTTGGCCGGGCGCAGCCCGCGGATGTCGCCAATTTCAGCGCACCCGCGGAGGCGCTGAGCGAACGGCTCGCGGGGGCGACCACCTCCTCGGACTTCGCGGACGCGGTGTACGCCCTCGGCGTCGCCGACCGGGATGCCGCCGGGTACGGGCTCGCCTTCGCGTCCTGCCATGCCTACGCCGAGATCGTGGTCTGCACCCACGTCGACGGCGTGACAACCCGACCGCCAGGCGCGGTCGCCATATACGACACCGGACGGGGACGCATCGTCGCCTCGCCCGGTATCGCCCAGGACCAGCAGCTTTGGTCCACGGTCACACCGGGCACCGATCACCGTATCGCGCAAGCGATTTCGGGCTTGGTCGAAACGCTG